From a single Nitrogeniibacter mangrovi genomic region:
- a CDS encoding glycosyltransferase family 2 protein: MTQNPLPPAEPSIPANLPEHSLSIVVPMYNEAENVAPLLERIHLALGPYPWPWEVILVDDGSSDDTPAELERCAKQYGPHVRVVALMRNFKQTAAMQAGLDAARGTVIATMDGDLQNDPIDIPRMVGRLLDEDLDLVAGWRKDRQDGLLLRKVPSRIANRLIARMTGVHLKDYGCSLKIFRASAIKNVRLYGEMHRFIPAWLATVTTPKRIAQEVVSHHPRVFGESKYGISRTFRVVLDLVFVYFFMRYRTRPGHFFGGIGIGLGALGSLILAYLAFVKIFLGESIGTRPLLFGGFFLVIAGVQMVTSGVLAELLARVYFESGDTRPYLARPVPPLADSEGWAQTGGNDGH, translated from the coding sequence ATGACCCAGAATCCGCTGCCCCCTGCAGAACCCAGCATCCCGGCCAATCTGCCCGAGCACAGCCTGTCGATCGTCGTGCCGATGTACAACGAGGCCGAGAATGTGGCCCCGCTGCTCGAGCGCATCCATCTGGCGCTCGGCCCCTACCCGTGGCCGTGGGAAGTCATCCTCGTCGATGACGGCAGTTCCGATGACACGCCCGCCGAGCTGGAGCGCTGCGCCAAGCAGTATGGCCCGCATGTGCGCGTGGTCGCGCTGATGCGCAACTTCAAGCAGACCGCGGCCATGCAGGCCGGTCTCGATGCCGCGCGCGGCACGGTGATCGCCACCATGGACGGTGATCTGCAGAACGATCCGATCGACATTCCGCGCATGGTCGGGCGCCTGCTCGACGAGGACCTGGATCTGGTCGCCGGTTGGCGCAAGGACCGCCAGGACGGCCTGCTGCTGCGCAAGGTGCCTTCGCGGATCGCCAACCGGCTGATCGCGCGGATGACCGGCGTGCACCTCAAGGACTATGGCTGCAGCCTCAAGATCTTCCGCGCCAGCGCGATCAAGAACGTGCGCCTGTACGGCGAGATGCACCGCTTCATCCCCGCCTGGCTGGCGACGGTGACCACCCCCAAACGCATCGCCCAGGAGGTGGTGAGCCATCATCCGCGCGTGTTCGGTGAATCCAAGTACGGCATCTCGCGCACCTTCCGGGTGGTGCTCGATCTGGTGTTCGTCTACTTCTTCATGCGCTACCGCACCCGGCCGGGGCATTTCTTCGGCGGCATCGGCATCGGCCTCGGCGCGCTGGGTAGCCTGATCCTGGCCTATCTGGCCTTCGTCAAGATCTTCCTCGGCGAATCCATCGGCACCCGGCCGCTGCTGTTCGGCGGCTTCTTCCTGGTGATCGCCGGGGTGCAGATGGTGACCTCGGGCGTGCTTGCCGAGCTGCTGGCGCGGGTGTATTTCGAATCCGGCGACACGCGCCCCTACCTGGCCCGGCCGGTGCCGCCGCTGGCCGATTCCGAGGGATGGGCGCAAACCGGGGGCAACGATGGGCACTGA
- a CDS encoding lysylphosphatidylglycerol synthase transmembrane domain-containing protein, giving the protein MIKRLIALALTLALLVWFVRGGQWAALGGALASLQPGAVALAAVGFAISYLLRAVRVWDEFRHDGVGRFGACLRIVLIHNAMVNIVPFRGGEAAFPILLGRLFGTPLGRALASLFWFRLQDAFVVLGLAILVWPGLHPALRTLGVAGLVAVAFALPRWARRTHDWHAGGPWQVRLGKVRDAFADSTRHARFGWVWTLANWSVKLAAQAWLLATVLDASPAVGAAGALGAELAAILPIQGVAGFGTYEAGAAAAMLAHGVTLQSGLQAALVLHLFVIACASSAGAIAWLVGHVVATPGATQLHSGQDTQ; this is encoded by the coding sequence ATGATCAAACGTCTCATCGCTCTGGCCCTCACCCTGGCACTGCTCGTCTGGTTCGTCCGCGGCGGCCAGTGGGCGGCGCTGGGGGGCGCGCTCGCGAGCTTGCAGCCCGGCGCGGTCGCGCTGGCCGCCGTCGGTTTCGCCATCAGCTATCTGCTGCGTGCCGTGCGCGTGTGGGACGAATTCCGCCACGACGGCGTGGGCCGCTTCGGTGCCTGCCTGCGTATCGTGCTGATCCACAACGCGATGGTGAACATCGTGCCCTTCCGCGGTGGCGAAGCGGCGTTCCCGATTCTGCTCGGGCGCCTGTTCGGCACGCCGCTGGGGCGCGCCCTCGCCTCGCTGTTCTGGTTCCGGCTCCAGGACGCCTTCGTGGTGCTGGGGCTGGCCATTCTGGTCTGGCCCGGCCTGCATCCGGCGCTGCGTACACTCGGCGTGGCCGGCCTGGTGGCCGTGGCCTTCGCGCTGCCCCGCTGGGCCCGGCGGACCCATGACTGGCATGCCGGTGGCCCCTGGCAGGTGCGTCTGGGCAAGGTGCGCGACGCCTTTGCCGACTCGACCCGCCATGCACGTTTCGGCTGGGTGTGGACGCTGGCCAACTGGTCGGTCAAACTCGCGGCGCAGGCGTGGCTGCTCGCCACCGTGCTGGACGCTTCGCCGGCCGTGGGCGCCGCCGGTGCGCTGGGCGCCGAGCTGGCGGCGATCCTGCCGATTCAGGGCGTGGCGGGTTTCGGGACCTATGAAGCCGGTGCCGCTGCCGCCATGCTCGCCCATGGTGTTACGCTTCAATCCGGCCTGCAGGCGGCACTCGTCCTGCATCTTTTCGTGATCGCCTGCGCCTCCAGCGCGGGCGCCATTGCCTGGCTGGTGGGACACGTCGTCGCCACCCCCGGCGCCACCCAACTTCATTCCGGCCAAGATACGCAATGA
- a CDS encoding phosphatase PAP2 family protein — MLPPLVCALGAVLVHTFGANTEVFLALQHATGHFPDTLWAFLTDQASVASVAAWMALALLVKPVFAAAVLLSWPAGIVLVRGLKYLVDAPRPEVLLPPDAIHVIGVRLDTLSFPSGHTATAFAVASALLFSLSPGARALWLLPALSLATAIGLSRIAVGAHWPVDVLAGAAIGWLCGVSGALWAQRWRFWTRRAGMLVLAGLGLVSGMARLVLDSGYPSVAPFAGLLGVAALSISVWTASRQWGAR; from the coding sequence ATGCTGCCGCCGCTGGTGTGCGCGCTCGGCGCGGTGCTGGTGCACACCTTCGGCGCCAATACCGAGGTGTTCTTGGCCCTTCAGCACGCCACGGGCCACTTTCCGGATACGCTCTGGGCCTTCCTCACCGACCAGGCCAGCGTCGCCTCGGTCGCCGCCTGGATGGCGCTCGCGCTCCTGGTCAAGCCGGTGTTCGCGGCGGCGGTGCTGCTGTCATGGCCTGCCGGCATCGTGCTCGTCCGCGGCCTCAAGTATCTGGTCGACGCGCCCCGCCCCGAGGTCCTGCTGCCACCCGACGCCATCCACGTGATCGGTGTGCGTCTCGACACCCTGAGCTTTCCGTCCGGGCACACCGCAACCGCGTTTGCGGTCGCCTCGGCGCTGCTGTTCAGCCTGTCGCCCGGCGCACGTGCCCTCTGGCTGTTGCCGGCGCTGTCGCTGGCCACGGCCATCGGTCTGTCCCGGATCGCGGTCGGCGCGCACTGGCCCGTGGACGTCCTCGCCGGGGCCGCGATCGGCTGGCTGTGCGGTGTGAGCGGTGCGCTGTGGGCGCAACGCTGGCGCTTCTGGACGCGTCGCGCCGGCATGCTCGTCCTCGCCGGCCTCGGCCTCGTGTCCGGCATGGCACGGCTGGTCCTCGACAGTGGCTATCCGAGCGTCGCACCGTTCGCGGGTTTGCTGGGCGTCGCCGCCCTATCCATCTCCGTCTGGACCGCGTCTCGGCAATGGGGCGCACGATGA